Proteins found in one Aspergillus chevalieri M1 DNA, chromosome 2, nearly complete sequence genomic segment:
- a CDS encoding DUF2945 domain-containing protein (COG:S;~EggNog:ENOG410PSY0;~InterPro:IPR021331;~PFAM:PF11160) produces MPQYRNGQAVHYKPVGGPDSRTSESIGTIQSILTEPGNQAGRNVDASEEEPRYEIENQNTGKTTTVYERNILGGA; encoded by the exons ATGCCCCAATACCGCAACGGCCAAGCTGTGCACTACAAGCCTGTCGGAG GCCCCGACTCCCGTACCTCTGAAAGCATTGGCACCATCCAATCCATCCTCACCGAGCCCGGTAACCAGGCTGGTCGGAACGTCGACGCTAGCGAGGAGGAACCGAGATATGAA ATCGAGAACCAGAACACGGGGAAGACAACTACTGTTTATGAGAGAAATATCCTCGGTGGTGCTTAA